One window of the Verrucomicrobium sp. genome contains the following:
- a CDS encoding winged helix-turn-helix transcriptional regulator: MNNDLLQKIVKSQKYQILAEIKRSQGLSVADLCKRVNLSYMGVKQHCIALEKDGYLDTWRRPKGMGRPEKAYRLTPRAHDFFPNEYTNLTCQILDSVSAVYGPAAPEKILFQIYQDQWTALQTRLNGASSLEERARVLAGFRDRDGYMSEYYFDPDAREHQIIEYHSPVIAILDRYAIVKELEEKLFENVLKARVTRNEERVSGLYKCIFVLSSL, encoded by the coding sequence ATGAACAACGATCTCTTGCAGAAAATCGTCAAAAGCCAGAAGTACCAGATCCTGGCCGAAATCAAGCGCAGCCAGGGGCTTTCCGTGGCCGATCTCTGCAAGCGGGTGAACCTCTCCTACATGGGCGTGAAGCAGCACTGCATCGCCCTGGAGAAGGACGGCTACCTTGACACGTGGCGCCGCCCGAAGGGCATGGGCCGTCCCGAGAAGGCCTACCGCCTGACTCCCCGCGCCCACGATTTCTTCCCCAACGAATACACCAACCTGACCTGCCAGATCCTGGACAGCGTCTCCGCCGTCTACGGCCCGGCCGCTCCGGAGAAGATCCTCTTCCAGATCTACCAGGACCAGTGGACCGCCCTGCAGACCCGCCTCAACGGCGCTTCCAGCCTGGAAGAGCGCGCCCGCGTGCTGGCCGGCTTCCGCGATCGTGACGGCTATATGTCCGAGTATTACTTCGATCCGGACGCCCGCGAGCACCAGATCATCGAGTACCACTCCCCCGTCATCGCCATCCTGGACCGCTACGCCATCGTCAAGGAACTGGAAGAAAAGCTTTTCGAGAACGTGTTGAAGGCCCGCGTCACCCGCAATGAGGAACGCGTCTCCGGCCTCTACAAGTGCATCTTCGTCCTCTCCTCCCTCTAA
- the serA gene encoding phosphoglycerate dehydrogenase: MSDKFRVLVADSLSQRGIALLQEDPRFQVDVKVGLKQDALEPIIGNYHALLIRSQTQVTRALIEKAASLKMIGRAGVGVDNVDVEAATERGILVMNTPGGNTISTAEHAFSLMLSLARKIPQAHASMKAGEWNRKAFEGTEICNKVLGIIGMGRIGGEFARRAIAFGMRVICFDPYLSAARAKSLQVELVEQLDPLLEQADFITIHTPLTPETQGLINAKRLAQCKKGVRIINCARGGLIDEAALAEALQSGHVGGAALDVYEQEPPPADFPLRALSNVVLTPHLAASTAEAQESVGIEIAEAVRDALTQGAIRNAVNMPNLDARTAAALAPYLDLAARLGKLVSQLAPKRLDCLKINYSGRVRELDTAPITRAILKGVLVQAAGTGVNEVNAPLRAKNLGLEIVETKLSQQSDFADLITLEAVSAEGTVEIAATFYGNKPRIVGLRGFSIEFIPEGLLFLMENKDRPGIVGWIGTIFGKHKVNIGNMSLSRGKMGEGALCVLSLDSFPPAEAMKEIEADKDITNVRLVDVG; this comes from the coding sequence ATGAGTGACAAGTTCCGTGTTTTGGTTGCCGATTCCCTTTCCCAGCGCGGCATCGCGCTTCTTCAGGAAGATCCCCGCTTCCAGGTGGACGTGAAAGTCGGCCTGAAGCAGGACGCCCTGGAGCCGATCATTGGGAACTACCACGCCCTTCTCATCCGCAGCCAGACCCAGGTCACACGCGCCCTCATCGAGAAGGCGGCGAGCCTGAAGATGATCGGCCGCGCGGGTGTGGGCGTGGACAACGTGGATGTGGAAGCGGCCACGGAGCGCGGCATCCTGGTCATGAACACGCCGGGCGGGAACACCATTTCCACCGCGGAGCACGCGTTTTCCCTCATGCTCTCCCTGGCGCGGAAGATTCCGCAGGCCCACGCTTCCATGAAGGCCGGAGAATGGAACCGGAAGGCATTCGAGGGGACCGAGATTTGCAACAAGGTCTTGGGCATCATCGGCATGGGGCGCATCGGCGGGGAATTCGCCCGGCGCGCCATCGCCTTCGGCATGCGGGTGATCTGCTTCGATCCCTACCTCTCCGCGGCCCGGGCGAAGAGCCTTCAGGTGGAGCTGGTGGAGCAGCTCGATCCGCTGCTGGAACAGGCCGATTTCATCACCATTCACACTCCGCTGACGCCGGAAACCCAAGGCCTCATCAATGCCAAGCGTCTGGCCCAGTGCAAGAAGGGCGTCCGCATCATCAACTGCGCCCGCGGCGGCCTGATCGATGAGGCAGCCCTGGCGGAGGCGCTCCAGTCCGGCCACGTCGGCGGCGCGGCGCTGGACGTTTACGAGCAGGAGCCGCCCCCGGCCGACTTCCCCTTGCGCGCCCTTTCCAACGTCGTCCTGACCCCGCACCTGGCCGCTTCCACGGCGGAGGCGCAGGAGAGCGTCGGCATCGAGATCGCCGAGGCGGTGCGCGACGCCCTGACCCAGGGCGCGATCCGCAACGCGGTGAACATGCCCAACCTGGACGCCCGCACGGCGGCCGCCCTGGCCCCCTACCTGGACCTGGCCGCCCGCCTGGGGAAGCTGGTCAGCCAGCTGGCGCCGAAGCGCCTGGACTGCCTGAAGATCAATTACAGCGGCCGCGTCCGGGAGCTGGACACCGCCCCGATCACCCGCGCCATCCTGAAGGGGGTCCTGGTGCAGGCCGCCGGCACGGGCGTGAACGAGGTCAACGCCCCGCTCCGCGCGAAGAACCTGGGCCTGGAGATCGTGGAGACGAAGCTTTCCCAGCAGAGCGATTTTGCCGACCTCATCACGCTGGAGGCCGTCTCCGCGGAGGGGACGGTGGAGATCGCCGCGACCTTCTACGGGAATAAGCCCCGCATCGTCGGCCTGCGCGGATTCTCGATCGAGTTCATCCCGGAAGGGCTCCTCTTTCTCATGGAGAACAAGGACCGCCCGGGCATCGTGGGCTGGATCGGCACCATCTTCGGCAAGCACAAGGTGAACATCGGCAACATGTCCCTCTCCCGAGGGAAGATGGGGGAGGGGGCGCTTTGCGTCCTGTCCCTGGACAGTTTCCCGCCCGCCGAGGCGATGAAGGAGATCGAGGCGGACAAGGATATTACCAACGTCCGCCTGGTCGACGTCGGCTAG
- the thiE gene encoding thiamine phosphate synthase codes for MGDNLLARRLHLLQARLYGILDLGYVSPERLLETGRAMIDGGVDVIQLRAKGKTPAEVLELARLLKPLFSRQEALFIVNDHADVAREVGSDGLHIGQEDGTVAEARARILPDQLVGKSTHSVEQAVAAQGEGADYIGVGPLYATPTKPDYLPVGLPLIAQVRARVDIPQFCIGGIKRENLRQVIAAGADRAVVVSGILQAEDVKAYCLELKAMLAARHLLAKK; via the coding sequence ATGGGGGATAATCTGTTGGCCCGCCGCCTGCACCTCCTGCAGGCGCGGCTCTACGGCATCCTCGACCTCGGCTACGTTTCCCCGGAACGGCTCCTGGAAACCGGCCGGGCCATGATCGACGGCGGCGTCGACGTCATCCAGCTCCGCGCCAAAGGGAAAACTCCCGCCGAGGTGCTGGAACTGGCCCGCCTCCTCAAGCCCCTTTTTTCCAGGCAGGAGGCCCTCTTCATCGTCAACGACCACGCCGACGTGGCCCGGGAAGTCGGGTCAGACGGCCTCCACATCGGCCAGGAAGACGGCACCGTGGCGGAAGCCCGGGCCCGCATCCTGCCGGACCAGCTCGTCGGGAAATCGACCCACTCCGTCGAGCAGGCCGTGGCCGCGCAGGGGGAGGGGGCGGACTACATCGGCGTCGGCCCGCTCTACGCCACGCCGACCAAGCCGGACTACCTCCCCGTCGGCCTGCCGCTCATCGCCCAGGTCCGCGCCCGGGTCGACATTCCGCAGTTCTGCATCGGCGGCATCAAGCGGGAGAACCTGCGCCAGGTCATTGCCGCCGGGGCGGACCGCGCCGTCGTCGTCTCCGGCATCCTCCAGGCGGAGGACGTGAAGGCCTATTGCCTGGAATTGAAGGCGATGCTGGCCGCGCGGCATTTGCTGGCGAAAAAATAG
- a CDS encoding HU family DNA-binding protein encodes MSLNRAALVLLVQKALGKETTKAAAERAVEAVVDSLKSGIKKSGGVQLIGFGTFKVVSRKARTGINPKTGEKIKIKASKSVKFSPGSEFKKSL; translated from the coding sequence ATGAGTTTGAATCGTGCAGCGTTGGTGCTTCTCGTTCAGAAGGCCCTCGGCAAAGAAACCACCAAGGCCGCGGCCGAGCGCGCGGTCGAGGCCGTCGTCGACAGCCTCAAGTCCGGCATCAAGAAGTCCGGCGGCGTCCAGCTGATCGGCTTCGGCACCTTCAAGGTCGTGAGCCGCAAGGCCCGCACCGGCATCAACCCGAAGACCGGCGAGAAGATCAAGATCAAGGCCTCCAAGAGCGTCAAGTTCTCCCCCGGCAGCGAGTTCAAGAAGAGCCTCTAA
- a CDS encoding sigma-70 family RNA polymerase sigma factor yields MRSDHQLMEAVAQGDEAAFRELVERHQRPVYGTILKMLGDPHEAEDLAQRVFLRVYQAAPRYRPDAQFSTWLYTILRRLVFNESERRNRSRHRFLSQTQLAGEEGEIWDSPDTRQQDPAAALADRERQERVDAAVRDLPENQRLAVLLQTHQDLSYEEIASILKTSVSATKSILFRARETLRKSLQKEL; encoded by the coding sequence ATGAGGTCCGATCATCAGCTGATGGAAGCCGTCGCCCAGGGGGACGAGGCCGCCTTCCGGGAATTGGTGGAACGGCACCAACGCCCCGTCTACGGCACCATCTTAAAGATGCTGGGAGACCCCCATGAGGCGGAGGACCTGGCCCAGCGCGTCTTCCTGCGCGTCTACCAGGCCGCCCCGCGTTACCGGCCGGACGCCCAGTTCTCCACCTGGCTCTACACCATCCTGCGGCGGCTGGTTTTCAATGAATCGGAACGCCGTAACCGCAGCCGGCACCGTTTCCTGAGCCAGACCCAGCTGGCCGGGGAGGAGGGGGAAATCTGGGACAGCCCCGATACCCGCCAGCAAGACCCCGCCGCCGCCCTGGCCGATCGGGAACGCCAGGAGCGGGTCGACGCCGCCGTCCGCGATTTGCCGGAGAACCAACGCCTGGCCGTCCTCCTTCAGACCCACCAGGACCTCTCCTATGAAGAAATCGCCTCCATCCTCAAGACTTCCGTCAGCGCCACAAAGTCGATCCTCTTTCGCGCCCGGGAAACCTTGAGGAAATCCCTGCAAAAGGAACTTTAA
- a CDS encoding PfkB family carbohydrate kinase, protein MAGKEQVLVAGGMTLDTIKTSTRELVKVLGGSGSYAGYAASFFAPTKMLGIVGEDFPEAYRQPFLSRGIDLAGMQVAPGKTFHWTAQYGDDMNHRRTLSIERGVTEAYAPALPDSYRDIGYVLIANDPPEIQLRILDQLRKPKFVIADTIDFWIENEREAVGELLRRIDLIVVNDSEARALTGESNTIQAAKHLLDLGPKRAVVKKGEHGSILVGPDGLHVLPAYPVEKMIDPTGAGDSFIGAFLGYCAQQGDTSTETLREGLIQGTLVASFNLEAFTLERLESLTHEELAARSLEFRRIAGWN, encoded by the coding sequence ATGGCGGGTAAGGAGCAGGTCCTGGTCGCCGGGGGCATGACCCTCGACACGATCAAGACCTCCACGCGGGAACTCGTCAAAGTCCTGGGCGGATCCGGCAGCTATGCCGGATATGCGGCCAGCTTCTTCGCCCCCACCAAGATGCTGGGCATCGTGGGGGAAGACTTTCCGGAGGCCTACCGCCAGCCTTTCCTCTCCCGCGGCATCGATCTGGCGGGCATGCAGGTCGCTCCCGGAAAGACCTTTCATTGGACGGCCCAATACGGGGACGACATGAACCACCGCCGCACCCTCTCCATCGAGCGGGGGGTGACGGAGGCCTACGCCCCTGCCCTGCCCGATTCCTACCGGGACATCGGCTACGTCCTCATCGCCAACGATCCGCCGGAAATCCAGCTACGGATCCTCGACCAATTGCGTAAGCCGAAGTTCGTCATCGCCGACACGATCGACTTCTGGATCGAGAACGAGCGGGAGGCCGTCGGCGAACTGCTCCGCCGGATCGACCTGATCGTGGTGAACGACAGCGAGGCCCGCGCCCTGACGGGGGAATCGAACACGATCCAGGCCGCCAAGCACCTCCTGGATCTGGGCCCGAAGCGGGCCGTGGTGAAGAAGGGGGAGCACGGCTCCATCCTCGTCGGCCCGGACGGCCTGCACGTCCTGCCCGCCTACCCGGTGGAAAAGATGATCGACCCGACCGGCGCGGGGGATTCCTTCATCGGCGCCTTCCTGGGCTACTGCGCCCAGCAGGGAGACACCTCCACGGAAACCCTGCGGGAAGGCCTCATCCAGGGTACGCTGGTCGCTTCCTTCAACCTGGAAGCCTTTACCCTGGAGCGGCTGGAGTCCCTCACCCATGAGGAGCTCGCCGCCCGGTCGCTCGAATTCCGCCGGATCGCCGGCTGGAATTAG
- a CDS encoding cysteine desulfurase family protein encodes MPAINLDHQGGGPLSPAVRAAMAPFLEEAFPSTALHRGGLAARDGLDKARAQVASLIGAAPEEIVFTSGGTESANLAVLGYARANRSKGTHLILAATEHAAVLRCAEALEAEGFTHSFLPVDSEGRVIVAALKEALRPGTILVAVHWANHEVGTLQPVAALAALCRERGIAFFSDAGAAAGWTPVDIRTAPVSLLSLSPYRFGGPKGTGALYVARGTALSPLLLGGSQENGLRAGTENLPAIAGAGAAAEEARGDLSQRIWRTGQLQRRLWDALSAQVPGLELNGPLPGPDRSVQNLNWSARGVEGEAQVLLCDMRGLLLSSGAACVSRDLRVSHVLAAMGLPSRRGLENVMATLGPETTEAEADKAAAIYEAALAKLRASLPPV; translated from the coding sequence ATGCCTGCCATCAACCTGGACCATCAGGGAGGCGGCCCGCTTTCCCCGGCCGTGCGGGCGGCGATGGCTCCATTCCTGGAAGAGGCGTTTCCATCCACCGCCCTGCACCGGGGCGGCCTGGCGGCGCGGGACGGATTGGACAAGGCGCGCGCGCAGGTCGCCTCATTGATCGGCGCGGCGCCGGAGGAGATCGTCTTCACCTCCGGCGGCACGGAGAGCGCCAACCTGGCCGTCCTGGGCTATGCCCGGGCGAACCGCTCCAAAGGCACGCACCTGATCCTGGCGGCAACGGAGCATGCCGCCGTCCTCCGCTGCGCGGAGGCCCTGGAAGCGGAGGGCTTCACCCATTCCTTTCTCCCTGTCGATAGCGAAGGCCGCGTGATTGTGGCCGCGCTGAAGGAGGCCTTGCGGCCCGGCACGATCCTAGTCGCCGTCCATTGGGCCAATCATGAAGTGGGAACCCTGCAACCGGTCGCCGCGCTGGCGGCCCTGTGCCGGGAGCGCGGCATCGCCTTTTTCAGCGACGCGGGCGCGGCGGCCGGATGGACGCCCGTCGACATACGGACGGCGCCCGTTTCCCTCCTTTCCCTGAGCCCCTACCGCTTCGGCGGGCCGAAGGGCACCGGCGCGCTCTACGTGGCGCGCGGCACGGCGCTCTCTCCCCTGCTCCTGGGCGGCAGCCAGGAGAACGGCCTGCGCGCCGGGACGGAGAATCTCCCCGCGATTGCCGGGGCGGGCGCCGCGGCGGAAGAGGCGCGCGGAGATCTCTCCCAACGGATCTGGCGAACCGGCCAGCTCCAACGCCGACTGTGGGATGCGCTTTCCGCCCAAGTCCCCGGCCTGGAGCTCAACGGCCCCCTCCCCGGGCCGGACCGATCCGTGCAAAATCTCAACTGGAGCGCGCGCGGCGTGGAGGGGGAAGCCCAGGTCCTCCTTTGCGACATGCGCGGGCTCCTCCTTTCCAGCGGCGCGGCCTGCGTCAGCCGGGACCTGCGCGTCTCCCACGTCCTTGCCGCCATGGGGCTGCCCTCCCGGCGCGGCCTGGAGAACGTGATGGCCACCCTGGGCCCGGAGACGACGGAGGCGGAGGCGGACAAGGCCGCCGCGATCTACGAGGCAGCCCTGGCCAAGCTGCGCGCCTCCCTTCCCCCGGTGTAA
- the accC gene encoding acetyl-CoA carboxylase biotin carboxylase subunit, translated as MFDKILIANRGEIALRIIRACKELDIKTLAVYSEADINSPHVRLADEAICIGKAASSESYLKIDRIISAAEIGDVDAIHPGYGFLAENAHFAEVCESCNIKFIGPKPAAIRAMGDKAIARETARKAGVPVSPGSDGIVESEQQALKVCKKIGYPVMIKAVAGGGGRGMRTAHNDVSLVQGFHAARMEAEKAFGNGSLYIEKLIEQPHHIEFQILADRHGKIVHLGERDCSIQRRNQKLIEESPSPIVSADLRKRMGKASIKLAEAVDYENAGTIEYLVDSKGNFYFMEMNTRIQVEHPVTEEVYGVDLVRKQIEIAAGLPLGKEFDNLQPQKHSIEVRINAEDPDNDFRPSPGKIDFMFTPGGHGIRLDSHAYTGYTIPPNYDSMIGKLIATGPNRAAAIRRMSRALEEFTIRGIKTTIPLAGKILQNPDFQRGRYSTHFIPTFFGPKNPHGG; from the coding sequence ATGTTCGACAAGATCCTGATCGCCAACCGTGGCGAGATCGCCCTCCGTATTATCCGGGCCTGCAAGGAACTGGATATCAAGACCCTAGCCGTCTATTCGGAGGCCGACATCAACTCCCCCCACGTCCGCCTGGCGGACGAGGCCATCTGCATCGGTAAGGCCGCCAGCTCCGAGAGCTACCTGAAGATCGACCGGATCATCAGCGCCGCCGAGATCGGGGATGTCGACGCCATCCACCCCGGCTACGGCTTTCTGGCCGAAAACGCCCATTTCGCCGAGGTTTGCGAGAGCTGCAACATCAAGTTCATCGGCCCCAAGCCCGCAGCCATCCGCGCCATGGGAGACAAGGCCATCGCCCGCGAGACCGCCCGCAAGGCAGGGGTGCCCGTCTCCCCCGGCAGCGACGGCATCGTGGAGAGCGAGCAGCAGGCCCTCAAGGTCTGCAAAAAGATCGGCTATCCGGTCATGATCAAGGCCGTCGCCGGCGGCGGCGGGCGCGGCATGCGCACCGCGCACAATGACGTCAGCCTGGTCCAGGGCTTCCACGCCGCCCGCATGGAGGCCGAAAAGGCCTTCGGCAACGGCTCCCTCTACATCGAGAAACTCATCGAGCAGCCCCACCACATCGAGTTCCAGATCCTGGCCGACCGCCATGGCAAGATCGTCCACCTGGGCGAGCGGGACTGCTCCATCCAGCGCCGCAACCAAAAGCTGATCGAGGAATCGCCCTCTCCCATCGTCAGCGCCGACCTGCGCAAGCGCATGGGCAAGGCCAGCATCAAGCTGGCCGAGGCCGTCGACTACGAGAATGCCGGCACCATCGAGTACCTCGTCGACAGCAAGGGCAATTTCTACTTCATGGAGATGAACACCCGCATCCAGGTGGAGCATCCCGTGACGGAGGAGGTCTACGGCGTCGACCTGGTCCGCAAGCAGATCGAAATCGCCGCGGGCCTGCCCCTGGGCAAGGAGTTCGACAACCTCCAGCCGCAGAAACACTCCATTGAAGTCCGCATCAACGCGGAGGACCCGGACAACGACTTCCGCCCCAGCCCGGGCAAGATCGACTTCATGTTCACTCCCGGCGGCCACGGCATCCGCCTGGACTCCCACGCCTACACCGGCTACACCATCCCGCCCAACTACGACTCGATGATCGGCAAGCTGATCGCCACCGGCCCGAACCGGGCGGCAGCCATCCGCCGCATGTCCCGCGCGCTGGAGGAATTCACCATCCGGGGAATCAAGACGACCATCCCCCTGGCCGGCAAGATCCTTCAAAATCCCGACTTCCAGCGCGGGCGCTACTCCACCCACTTCATCCCGACCTTCTTCGGGCCGAAGAATCCCCATGGGGGATAA
- the accB gene encoding acetyl-CoA carboxylase biotin carboxyl carrier protein yields MDLKEIKGVIDLMTKNGISEFELEQNDFKIRLKKGQNPEISAVSPHSAPVFAHAPHPASAPAPAPAAAPVPAAPAENVKPIVSPMVGTFYSAPSPDSAPYVKVGQEVNEDTVVCIIEAMKVMNEIKAEVKGVVTEIIAENGKPVDFNKPLFNVKVS; encoded by the coding sequence ATGGACTTGAAGGAAATTAAAGGCGTCATCGACCTGATGACCAAGAACGGCATTTCCGAATTCGAGCTGGAGCAAAATGACTTCAAAATCCGGCTGAAAAAGGGTCAAAACCCCGAAATTTCGGCCGTTTCTCCCCATTCCGCGCCGGTTTTTGCGCATGCGCCTCATCCGGCCTCCGCCCCGGCTCCCGCCCCTGCCGCCGCGCCCGTGCCCGCGGCCCCGGCCGAAAACGTGAAACCCATCGTCTCCCCGATGGTCGGCACCTTCTACTCCGCCCCGTCCCCCGATTCCGCCCCCTATGTCAAAGTGGGCCAAGAGGTCAACGAGGACACCGTCGTCTGCATCATCGAGGCAATGAAGGTCATGAACGAAATCAAGGCCGAGGTGAAGGGCGTGGTTACCGAGATTATCGCCGAAAACGGCAAGCCGGTCGACTTCAACAAGCCCCTCTTTAACGTCAAAGTCTCCTAA
- a CDS encoding YebC/PmpR family DNA-binding transcriptional regulator, translating into MAGHSHWANIKRTKGVADARRGQLFSKLAREVSMAAKLGGGDPNFNPRLRRAVSAARAESMPADNIERAIKKGTGELEGAAALEEIVYEGYGPGGVAMVVEATTDNKNRSAAEIRSIFAKNGGNLAGAGSVAWMFQRRGLVVVGVADEDAVLEATLEAGAEDVRAAEGQVEVIAPGDKLDLVVKAVEAAKLPVSAARFTYLPQNTTPVTDEETAAKVLHLYEALDDHDDVLNVYANFEMAPDLLAKVTA; encoded by the coding sequence ATGGCAGGACATAGTCACTGGGCCAACATCAAGCGAACCAAGGGCGTGGCCGACGCCCGCCGCGGACAGCTTTTCAGCAAGCTGGCGCGGGAGGTCAGCATGGCGGCCAAATTAGGCGGCGGCGACCCCAATTTCAATCCCCGCCTACGCCGCGCCGTCTCCGCCGCCCGGGCGGAGAGCATGCCCGCCGACAACATCGAGCGGGCCATCAAGAAAGGCACCGGCGAGCTGGAGGGCGCCGCCGCGCTGGAGGAAATCGTCTATGAGGGATACGGCCCCGGCGGCGTCGCCATGGTCGTGGAGGCCACCACGGACAATAAGAACCGCTCCGCGGCCGAGATCCGCAGCATCTTCGCCAAGAACGGGGGCAACCTGGCGGGCGCGGGCAGCGTGGCCTGGATGTTCCAGCGGCGCGGCCTGGTCGTGGTGGGCGTCGCGGATGAGGACGCCGTCCTGGAAGCGACCTTGGAGGCGGGCGCGGAGGACGTCCGCGCCGCCGAGGGGCAGGTGGAAGTCATCGCCCCCGGCGACAAGCTCGACCTGGTGGTGAAGGCCGTGGAAGCGGCCAAACTTCCCGTTTCCGCCGCCCGCTTCACCTACCTGCCGCAGAACACCACGCCGGTGACCGACGAGGAAACCGCCGCGAAGGTCCTCCACCTCTACGAGGCGCTGGACGACCATGACGACGTGCTGAACGTCTACGCCAACTTTGAAATGGCGCCCGATCTCCTCGCAAAAGTAACGGCCTAA
- a CDS encoding alpha/beta fold hydrolase, protein METGPKVNVYFIGKNPLNEAMNPRFRRFFGIFLVFSALIAGVLYLVSGMLAHFAMTVPAATKPNFTPSMLNLPYETRHVETADHTHLAAWWIPSSGKGQPVVVIHGLGASKEFMTGFIVVAHETGHPVLAIDLRGHGESDPGPTTLGSKEPLDVAAWVGQLRAEGYPHPILWGISLGAVTALRSAAADPEIGGVIADAPFDTLAHTLAVHAKLYFNLPPFPLLYLTEWRMERQLHLAIAEVDSFRAARAVRCPLLIIAAGSDKRMSLSSVKAVYEAAHEPKRFYLSPGEDHETRRFGPEFRAATGDFLRFCDERISSSSRIAR, encoded by the coding sequence ATGGAAACGGGCCCCAAGGTCAATGTTTACTTCATAGGCAAAAATCCCCTAAATGAGGCTATGAACCCCCGTTTTCGTCGATTTTTCGGCATTTTTTTGGTGTTTTCGGCCTTAATCGCTGGGGTGCTTTATTTGGTGAGCGGGATGCTGGCTCACTTCGCCATGACAGTTCCGGCGGCCACGAAGCCCAACTTCACCCCGTCCATGCTCAACTTGCCTTATGAAACCCGGCACGTGGAAACGGCGGACCACACCCATCTAGCGGCCTGGTGGATTCCCTCCTCCGGCAAGGGCCAGCCAGTGGTGGTCATTCACGGTCTGGGGGCCAGTAAGGAGTTCATGACCGGTTTTATCGTGGTGGCTCATGAGACGGGGCACCCGGTCTTGGCCATCGACTTGCGAGGGCATGGGGAAAGCGATCCGGGTCCCACGACTCTGGGCTCCAAGGAACCCCTGGATGTGGCCGCCTGGGTGGGCCAGCTCCGGGCGGAAGGATATCCTCACCCTATTCTATGGGGCATCTCCCTGGGGGCTGTGACCGCCCTGCGCTCCGCCGCGGCCGATCCGGAAATAGGGGGGGTCATCGCCGACGCGCCGTTCGATACCTTGGCCCATACGCTGGCCGTTCACGCGAAGCTCTATTTCAATCTGCCCCCCTTCCCTCTCCTTTATCTGACGGAATGGCGGATGGAACGGCAGCTCCACCTGGCGATCGCGGAGGTGGACAGCTTCCGGGCGGCTCGAGCGGTGCGCTGCCCTCTCCTTATCATTGCGGCGGGGAGCGATAAGCGGATGTCCCTTTCTTCGGTGAAGGCCGTCTACGAGGCGGCTCATGAGCCGAAGCGGTTCTATCTCAGCCCCGGGGAGGACCATGAGACCCGGCGTTTTGGGCCGGAATTTCGGGCGGCGACGGGGGATTTTCTCCGGTTTTGCGACGAACGGATCAGTTCTTCTTCCCGAATTGCTCGGTAA